One Ostrea edulis chromosome 2, xbOstEdul1.1, whole genome shotgun sequence genomic region harbors:
- the LOC125678127 gene encoding uncharacterized protein LOC125678127 isoform X5, with translation MERYLKKHCVKFPSKPTSAITVVKVEEINYDDEMEQPEDINNSPLQTKLNSFQVFNIESQEYQARKWRTSHLHDTSRFWTTGKPKQGVRKSVKCQVHKEQMSSQEKSKGSMDEEISLGTGTVSDVALNFIQAESADGNSMVIGKLSHFVSSEPGMPKESNPSRQSAEKTRKGSSIQTGQFDSQKDKSKNFADSQQNTGVRNRSSTVKTASDNSNQKSNSDVKNSYVKESSSSEAGPDMVTEIICSAGDISNQTDGCVSETMVYDTSNAHTDNDENHLQQIDSVNLHVKTTNESSHHAVYDENSDVAKGNEEGGTGNSCQKDSCPASSESQHVVKKCDKNNPTSPSKEMDSQESIKLDNRDITCDSKPVKCVESCHKNSDSTSEDKSHDTACDLRSDVTESADKETILYIDSQVKPAEMNPKETKTWDLEKELKKPTLTPEKTKPKTLKRTLSEISVRLPVSELKKPTLTPEKTKSKTLKRTLSEISDEPISKRKKSTSKSTKPSCTGGNNDSTISYKTDSNNEASPGEASQKSPSKKPTQSAAADKSQCDVKNLRIDLKALAMELARRKQKK, from the exons ATGGAAAGGTATTTAAAGAAACATTGTGTCAAGTTTCCATCCAAACCAACGTCTGCCATCACTGTCGTGAAAGTTGAAGAAATTAACTATGATGATGAAATGGAGCAGCCAGAGGATATCAATAACAGCCCACTGCAAACGAAGCTAAACAGTTTCCAGGTCTTCAACATTGAAAGTCAGGAATACCAGGCGAGAAAATGGAGGACCAGTCATTTACATG ATACTTCACGCTTTTGGACTACTGGAAAACCTAAACAAGGTGTTCGAAAGAGTGTCAAATGTCAAGTTCATAAAGAACAAATGAGCTCTCAGGAAAAATCTAAAGGATCCATGGATGAAGAGATTAGTCTGGGCACTGGCACTGTCTCTGATGTTGCATTGAATTTCATCCAGGCTGAATCTGCTGATGGAAATAGTATGGTTATAGGTAAACTCAGTCATTTTGTCAGCAGTGAACCAGGAATGCCTAAAGAGAGTAATCCCAGTAGACAATCTGCTGAGAAAACTAGGAAGGGATCTTCTATACAAACTGGACAGTTTGATTCACAGAAGGATAAATCAAAAAATTTTGCAGACTCTCAACAAAACACGGGTGTGAGAAATAGAAGCTCCACGGTAAAGACAGCGTCTGATAATTCTAATCAGAAAAGCAACAGTGATGTTAAAAACAGTTATGTAAAAGAATCAAGTTCAAGCGAGGCTGGTCCTGATATGGTCACTGAGATTATTTGCAGTGCTGGtgatatttcaaatcaaactgATGGTTGTGTCAGTGAAACCATGGTGTATGATACCAGCAATGCTCATACTGATAATGATGAAAATCATTTACAGCAGATAGATTCTGTTAACTTGCATGTAAAAACTACTAATGAATCAAGTCACCATGCAGTCTACGATGAAAATTCAGATGTTGCAAAAGGCAATGAGGAAGGGGGTACTGGTAATTCATGTCAAAAGGACTCATGCCCCGCCAGCAGTGAAAGTCAGCATGTCGTCAAAAAATGTGACAAAAACAATCCTACCTCTCCTTCAAAGGAAATGGATTCTCAAGAATCCATAAAACTTGATAACAGAGATATCACCTGTGATTCTAAACCTGTGAAATGTGTCGAATCATGTCACAAAAATTCTGACAGTACCTCAGAAGACAAGTCACATGATACTGCATGTGATTTACGCAGTGATGTTACTGAGTCTGCTGACAAAGAGAccattttatatatagattctCAAGTGAAACCTGCTGAAATGAACCCCAAGGAAACGAAAACGTGGGATCTTGAAAAAG AACTGAAGAAACCTACTCTTACTCCAGAGAAAACTAAACCCAAAACTTTGAAAAGGACTTTATCTGAAATAAGTGTCCGATTACCTGTTTCAGAACTGAAGAAACCTACTCTTACTCCAGAGAAAACTAAATCCAAAACTTTGAAAAGGACTTTATCTGAAATAAGTGATGAACCCatttcaaaaagaaagaaatctaCTTCGAAAAGTACCAAACCTTCATGTACTGGAGGGAACAATGATTCTACCATTTCATATAAAACGGATAGCAATAATGAAGCCAGCCCTGGTGAAGCCAGTCAGAAGTCACCTTCTAAGAAACCTACACAGTCAGCTGCTGCTGACAAATCTCAGTGTGATGTGAAAAACTTGAGAATAGATTTGAAAGCTTTAGCAATGGAACTGGCACGTCGAAAACAGAAGAAATAG